CTTTCTCAAGGAAAGTGTTTGTTCTATTTTCAGATAACAACTTTACAGACAATGCAGGGGAAAGCATAAGTCAAATAATTGAGGTATAAGATAACTGACTCCCGTATTGTGAGGTTATATTGGTCTTTATCGTAATGTTTGTCTTATActtaaattatatttacaaattgttTGAATAAGACAGAGCAGGGGTTATCGTCTTTAAACTTCTTGTCGTGTTGGATATGTCATTTGCCTTTAAATATCGGTCTGgatttatacataaaatgtgATGCTATTAATCCTTGCAATCCATAAATAGTGATCAATGTATGTTAATCACACCTAACCACGAATAAAACAACTGCAGATTTTGAATACACCACCATCAGCTCAAAATACTGCACCATCAGCTCAAAATAATTATACTTGTTGTCAGTATTCGTCGTTTTGTTCAGGACCGCAGGTTCCACAACACTACAGTATGCATCATGTCCTAATGGAACTTAACTTCATTTCTCTCTTCACAGAATGGCGAGAACGTTTTAGAACTCGCCCTCCGAGGTAACAAACTGGCAGAATGTGGAACAACGATAGGGGAGGCGTTGAGTAAGTGTTGTGTTTAGCCAAATTTTGGAGTATCCCTTTTCTATACCAACGTTATTTCGGTACGCCAGTAAATTTTGGTAATGTACCGATATCATTCCGTTTCAATTCAGATAGAATAAAAACTTTACTGACACATAAAACAAGTCAATATTGAAGGTAGCATTATAATGTTATCCATAGTATGATTATAGTGattcaaaatgcatttttaaaaataaagtaaggTCTTTTGTCTCATTGATATTAAAGGTACAACTGATATGGCATAAGATTAAAAGTCATGTGAACATGGTTACATTTATACATAACTTTAATGTAGTCCTCACTCATTTCAGAAACAAACGACACACTGAAAGTATTGGACCTCTCCTGGAATCATATACGGGGAAATGGTGCAATAGGTCTTTGTAAAGGTGTACAGGTAATGAAAAGTAATAATTAAACATATCAAATGCGCATAATTCTATAAAGAGTTTTAGATACTAACTTCAAATGGAGAAAATTGTCACTGATGatcaaatgaaattaatttaacTACTGTGTAGAATACAATTCACAATTAAAAGGCATATAAAACAGTCTTCCAGTTGTTTCAGAGGTACTACACACTTACACTGtgcttagctatacatgtattaggtGTGTACTATTTTACAGGATGGCCAACCCACGCgacttttggataccgtacacATGGAGAAAACGTCTCGATTTAGAtaacattttgcctatatttccCTCATTACTTGTCGGATTTTTATAATGTAAAGTGCGTCGAAGACAGCAACATGAGTGCTTTCAACCGCGCAAAGCGTCTGCAATCAGTtatcagtacttttctcaaaacCTCCGCCCAACTTATCTGTCTTCGGCGCTGGTTACTAgtatttgatgaagatccgtttagtaataaggaaaatataggcaaacgGCTACCTGAATCTGGACACCGTGTGTAcagtatccaaaagtcacgtgggttggccaccctgtttTAAACCCAACACATAGTACGTTTACACAGACACATAAGCAAAGCTTTGTTGATGTAAGTTAGcacattttcaaatatgaaagaaGTAATTCTACATTATGTATTTCATGATTCGTCTAAAGAGGTGACAGTTTCACTCATTTTTTGCTACAATTTAGGTAAATAAAGGACTAGAGACATTACTTCTATCCTGGAATGGATTTGGGTTCGAGGGATGTACCGCAATGGGTTATGCACTTAAGGAAAACACAACTCTTCAAGCACTTGACCTGGCAAACAACAGAATTCACCCACCAGCATTGTTTGAACTCATTAAAGGTTTAGAACAGAATAAAGCACTGTCGGTACTAAAGGTATATATCATACTTGTTTTAGTATTCACAACACAAACCTTTAATTGTATCTGTTCAAGGGCCTCCTTGTTagttggaggatagtgcaagatacatcAGATGCTCCAAAACAATAAgattccctggttctttagcgttccaggtgtaaaacacccatacacgggactctgtCCCAATGTTAGtgatttttagttggaggagtcATGATCCCTGGTCAAGCGGGGAAATGTTATGTAAAACTTTGAATCACTTTTGCAGCGAGTCTTAACGCATCTTAAACGTTTGCTATATTTTACACCTTCCCTTTCCTGTAAGTGATGTGACTGCCCTCGTCCTACTGATCAGCTGAAATAACATCTTTTTCTGTTGTCATAGCTGAGTTATGTAAATAGGATATGAACTTGTCAGGAACCATTTTGTCATGATATATTCAATGCGTTCGAAGTCCAAAATACTTTACAACTGTTCACATTTCAGCTTGGTTATAACCCAATAACTGCCAGTATGACGAGCATTCTGCTGACCAAACTACATCAAGCAAAGGAAAGTAACATTAAAGAACTGGATCTCGCGGTAAGAATATCACTGAAATTAACCTTTTTTGTTGAACGATGGAAGGGGAGTAACTGGCCTAGTCTCAAAACGGTATATTCGAAAAACGAGTTTGTCCCCTTGACTTtgttataggttaaaggtcagtaattcaaatccttctttgtttcatataaaaaacgacaacttcaggtcgtctttacgtatctttagagaacatcactttttcctacacctattttttatggaagttctatcacaaattaacgaaaaaatgaaaagaaaatagggggttatgtagttcctagtgaaatgccagtcagttgtggtctgctaccctaaaaatggcgcatgtttgctctcgtccgcgcaataaacacctacttccggttttgatctgcaaaacttgccatgtggggtgtatgaacatgaaaaccgtctcatttcatgcagaatgtattctagtagtgaaaaatggtgattaaagcactcgttctacacgaatttgcgcaaaaaatgggaaaattaggatctatttattatggacttctttcgactacaccacggaagcacattttcgaccgaattactgaccttattccttataTATTCAACTGAACGGTATTATACGAATAACGTGTATGTCCCTTTAATAATAAGTCATTCTCCATCTACCTTTATATATTTACTATTGCTGTAATGAAAATTGATATCTATTTATTTGACAGGGCCTGATAGTTGATAAAGAGTTTGAAGGAATATTAAAGCAAATTCAGGAAAGCCGATTGCTGATAGTCCGTTATGATCATTCATTGCCGCTTAACAAGGGCGAAATATCCCACGTCGATcccaaaaacattttcaacattgACCCCATCAGGATTCTATTCTATATGAAAGAGCACCTGCGAACAATCGACCTGTTCCTGAAGGTGGACCGGGACGGCAGCAACAGTCTATCCAGGGACGAGATGAAATTTGCTTTTGAGGTATATCTTGTAACGAAACAATATATACTACCAGTATAAACTTATAAATTGTTGTAGTTTTTTTATATACCTTCATTGTGCTTTTAGCTTTAATTGATAGTAAATAGTGCGTGGTAGAGGAGAAATTATTTCTGTTGTGTTGCCTCCTCGAGATGCAATGTTGAACTTTGGTTGTCTAAAACGCTTAAGAGCTAAGTATTTAGATATTACAGAAAACGTAAACAGTACAGCCTTTAAGAATCAACAATACTTGATATGTGATTTCTTATCTTACATTCTTTCGTCAGTTAAGAAACTTGATTGAAACTTAATTCATTAAAGCTGATATAAAATTTGGGTATTTGGCCGAACAAAGGAAATATCTTGTATCTCTGTCTGATATGAAGAGATGACGTGCTTAATATGTTCATCTTCATTGTAAGATATTTGGTAAATGTTTATACATAATGTtagtgtaacatgtgtaaagaaTTGATAAGACATTTACATAATCTTAACTTTAAATTGCTATTCAAAGCACCTTCATGAAAGTAAGAAAAGCTACTACTGAATAATATATGCTCAAAGTAAATGGAGATGGAATATGTTCTAGTAGATTCGGTAAATGGACCTGTGCGTGGTTGGATCTTTTTAATATAACTAACAAAAGCATACATTTAGATATAGTGTAGTGaagatttatacattttatttcgaaTTGTAGAAGTGGCGGCAGCGGAACTTTGACAGCGTTAAATCTTCTGTCCGAACCTTTTTAAGTGCGGTATAGATAAAAATGTTCGTTCTGCACTCTAGTGAAAAATCATACGGTGAAATTTTACGGACGTAAAGCCATACGTTTATCGTGTTCTGTCGTCAACCACTGACATCAGAAAAACATTTGTTCACAAAGTTATTCGCCGCTGCCACAATTACACTTGTTATGGGCATATATTCTTTTCTTCCCTCTGTAAGCAAAGAGTAAAAACTGACAGTTGCATTATATTACCAATGCATATTTACAGAGAGAAGGATTCCCAATAAGTGACCGTGCTCTAGATACGGTCATGAATTATCTAGACGTCAATAAAGATGGAGAAGTTGACTTCTTGTAAGTATGAAAAGTACCAGTAAACTTATTATCATATCCGGATTTAAGGTGTGTACGATTTTGGACTGAACAATTCACATATATTAATGAACTAAATTTTACTTTACTTGGATTGAAATTAATGTTAAACCCGTGTAATACTGTAAAATACATTGTATCATGAATCACAACTATCAGTATAATGCTTTAAGACTTTGGCATTGACGCATATGAGCCCATGGTATATCACGGCGAAATATTCAGCAAAATGACATTTCTACGCAAAGCTAGTGTCCTTATCGTTTTCCTCAAGCAGGTTCCCCGAGCAACCTACCATTGATAAGGGAAAAAAACTCAACTTCATTTTAAGTAATCtagaactatgtaaagcgcctttgaacgtgaaattgatcatgaaaagggcgctatataaatctggtataataataataataataagcacATATACGTCTATTAAAGTTTATATAAGGAACGTTTGAAAGCATAGATCGTAACCAAGCAAGATAATTGCAGACTCGCTTTGactgattctttttttttcatgagaggtaatgaatgtgcaacacccttctCGTACCGGAGCTTTATCATTCAGAAAGATTAAATGGACTTTATGATTCTGGGTCAAAGTACTAGAGACGTTTTTGATCGCCATATGGAACTTTAACTGTTGTTGTGGTAGTAAATAAATCCATAAAGTCTTTAAGAGGATCCTTAGGAAGTAGAGAACGCACCCTAGCAAAGTAATAGACATGGTGTGGCTGAATTTGTTCATTGAGAGGTAATTAGATATGTATCTCCCTTCTCGTCCCCCTAGCAAAGAATTACGCAGATTCCTTTACCCTGAAAGATTGAATGAACTCGATGTACGAGTGTTGCGTCCATTCCATCAGCTCAATGAAATAAAGCATAATCATTTCAAGAAAACATTATGTTTGTACTAGTAATACAGAATCATGAAATTCACGTTGACTGAAATTTAGACACATTTATCGTTTTGTTCTAATTACACAGCTAGAAGTAATTATACATTACAGGCTTTTGTGTGGTAAAATAAGCACAGAAATGAGTACCTTAGAGGATTCCCTCAGAAATGATGAGCACAGGTTCTAGTATAATTACATAGCAGAAAATATTGCTGCTTGCTTTTTTGTCTTGCATGCTCTGACAAATAGGTACCTTATATAGAATGACAGTTTGCTCTGTGTTTCAATATAAAATCGTTTCGTCTTCGATGTCTGTATCTTCTACTGATCTATTTATCGTGCACAAATCCTTACATGCACTGTTTTGGGGTTGCTGTGTGAGCGGTATGtgttcttataaaatgtttccctATTGCATATCAGtccatgttatttttttctttgcatgtcttttttttttccaaatacttTGCTTTCAGCTTATGTCAGTAGACAGAGATAGAAACTGGTGTATGTAATCACCTTCTAGTGCAGTGATGCTGTCTCTAACCTTTTCGTTTTTGTAGCGACATTACAATACGAATTATTTCTGTAGTACATATATCTGTCTCGCATTCGAGTATTCAAACAGTTCTGTAATTGCAATTATCCGTATTCAAGGCTTTAATTTAAGAGACAATTTTCATGCCTTAATAcagaaaataatcattttttcatAATTGGCAGTTAGTGTTTTACATTTTAAGACCCTGAAGTAACTGGTCATTCCTTTTGCAGATTTTATAAAGATGATCTGCAGGGAAATTTTCTGCTTTAATTTGAGAAATGATTTTCTTCGGTTAATCATTCTTATTTGTATTCTTATCTGTATATTGCAGAGAATTCATAAACGGGGAACGACGACTAAAACGCGATCTAATAAAGGAACACGAAGATGAAATAATTGCCGAAAAGGAGAAGGATCAAAAATACTCACAAGTATTTACAACTCAAAAGAACAATACCCCAAGAAAACTGCCTCCACTGAATGGACCTAAAATGAGCTGAATGAAATACTGTACGAAAGGGTTACAAAAAGAAGAACGAGTGCTTTAGAATGTCAATTGCGTTGAATAGTATTTTTCAAAGCTGAAATAAGTGCTGAAACCAATGAAACGtgtttattattatgattaatcTGTATAAATATATCTATGTTATAACATACATAAAATACCCAAGGTCGATAACAGTAAATACAATGTTTCTCTAAAGGAgaat
This window of the Mercenaria mercenaria strain notata chromosome 5, MADL_Memer_1, whole genome shotgun sequence genome carries:
- the LOC123558888 gene encoding leucine-rich repeat-containing protein 74B-like, whose protein sequence is MTTDDTRRQLSRKTTRVAIDSPMKTPHKSGSKVHSSHLGLTVPARLTGSRLSKPRSKPFDPEDEYFFDSTDDEEETSVTKPKEDSSKQLNRGAVVYQKLCRKYGKIPVKNVMKQFGKGSISLKGFNLSRNELKAFFVALLEYYVNREGGEPNPDETDELESIELGGNKIGKKQMSYVTDFADAHRSLVKLSLVDCELCCRGLKQLANFMSRNRTLRHLDLSDNNFTDNAGESISQIIENGENVLELALRGNKLAECGTTIGEALKTNDTLKVLDLSWNHIRGNGAIGLCKGVQVNKGLETLLLSWNGFGFEGCTAMGYALKENTTLQALDLANNRIHPPALFELIKGLEQNKALSVLKLGYNPITASMTSILLTKLHQAKESNIKELDLAGLIVDKEFEGILKQIQESRLLIVRYDHSLPLNKGEISHVDPKNIFNIDPIRILFYMKEHLRTIDLFLKVDRDGSNSLSRDEMKFAFEREGFPISDRALDTVMNYLDVNKDGEVDFLLLCGKISTEMSTLEDSLRNDEHREFINGERRLKRDLIKEHEDEIIAEKEKDQKYSQVFTTQKNNTPRKLPPLNGPKMS